Proteins encoded in a region of the Magallana gigas chromosome 8, xbMagGiga1.1, whole genome shotgun sequence genome:
- the LOC105332685 gene encoding membrane progestin receptor alpha, with amino-acid sequence MAELYKKTLHKSQVPAYFHVPYVESGYRYSQQPWTFYIYSVFYNNMETLNVWTHVVGSLVMTSRLYQIYITFDLRDPYTWPLLAAVLSFMAMFVTSSAAHMFSHKSMAVNCCMFMADFACIGLYGYGTILTHYYYSLDQYFLDSVLLRNVFYFGSVLAVLSCAFGSMSKAIVHDLNSKRRTALIVSGLGLIYILSNVPIMHRVWNSEWTDGIVHHLKQMFSMIAVCFFYSTKLPERLSPGTFDFIGNSHQIFHILLVLCTMSHLDGVVWDIKFRQAFVVPRPPPSLWNTFGIIFLICIADLVTINYFYSAFKDRTMCKKHENNN; translated from the exons ATG GCGGAGCTTTACAAGAAGACACTTCATAAATCCCAGGTTCCCGCCTATTTCCACGTGCCTTACGTAGAGTCCGGCTACCGCTACTCTCAACAACCATGGACGTTTTACATCTACAGCGTTTTCTACAACAACATGGAAACCCTCAACGTATGGACGCACGTCGTGGGATCGCTGGTGATGACGTCACGGCTGTACCAGATCTACATAACCTTTGACCTCCGAGACCCCTACACATGGCCCCTTTTAGCGGCCGTTCTGTCTTTCATGGCAATGTTTGTGACTAGTAGCGCTGCTCACATGTTTTCTCACAAGTCCATGGCGGTGAACTGCTGTATGTTTATGGCCGACTTTGCATGCATTGGTCTCTATGGTTACGGCACGATATTAACGCACTATTATTATTCACTGGACCAATATTTCCTTGATTCAGTTCTACTGAGAAACGTTTTCTACTTCGGTTCAGTGCTGGCTGTTCTTAGCTGTGCCTTTGGCTCCATGTCCAAAGCCATCGTCCATGATCTCAATTCGAAACGACGGACGGCGCTGATAGTGTCCGGATTAGGCTTAATTTACATCCTGTCCAATGTTCCGATCATGCACCGGGTTTGGAATTCTGAGTGGACGGACGGAATCGTTCACCACCTAAAACAAATGTTCAGCATGATCGCCGTCTGCTTTTTCTACTCCACCAAGCTCCCCGAGCGCCTGTCCCCCGGGACCTTTGACTTTATCGGCAACAGTCATCAGATCTTTCACATCCTGCTGGTGCTCTGCACTATGAGTCACTTAGACGGCGTCGTCTGGGACATCAAGTTCCGGCAGGCATTCGTAGTCCCTCGGCCTCCACCCTCACTCTGGAATACTTTCGGAATCATCTTTCTTATATGTATAGCGGATCTAGTGACAATAAATTACTTTTACTCCGCTTTTAAAGATCGGACGATGTGTAAAAAACACGAGAATAATAACTAA